The following coding sequences are from one Arcobacter nitrofigilis DSM 7299 window:
- a CDS encoding RNB domain-containing ribonuclease, which produces MIQTIFRKVISGSEDFTQNEKEYLEPFIKDDIVTYENGTYKLNSKYRVGIVKIKNKFASLSDLDNEHKNLKLDIDDLKGAYNNDLILVKRVFNPRSSFKAKVEKVLYTHATSLLVYVNEGEVFSVKEGIKLELKIDFSSFTNGNIYVINSKTFEIEKDVGNIQDPKVDQYISLFLYDELIRLEKHLDVDAKMNDKNERVDLTALPFTTIDPASAKDHDDAIYFDVKENILYVAIADVSYFVKENSELDKQALQKSTSIYLPNKVLPMLPPSLSEEMCSLKENVDRYSYVFKIYLDKDYEIIKSELFEAIIKSHKKFSYGRIDRVIEGHLDKYNETEKEIFDYLIPLYEITKKIRAKRLQKGYDFISKEYRQKLNHNLELEGISVEESTASHQLIEECMLLANIEASKKLSNVGIFRIHEEPSFQSLSKLVDEVNLLGIKAEVKSSVHETITHIQAKAKNSVLIEEINDLIIKSQSQAKYSSKNLGHFGLGFDSYSHFTSPIRRYSDLVLHRMLKIKKVPESIDDICEHISANERKVDQLVWDYEDRKYARWAKNHIGEEFKAQIVDIERGIAKFYKDMPGLRIHLDNYRGEKLFLKIKVTIKSSDVISKNIVGTIKNV; this is translated from the coding sequence TTGATTCAAACTATTTTTAGAAAAGTTATATCTGGCAGTGAAGATTTTACGCAAAATGAAAAAGAGTATTTAGAACCATTTATAAAAGATGATATTGTAACTTATGAAAATGGTACATATAAACTTAATTCAAAGTATAGAGTAGGAATTGTAAAAATAAAAAATAAATTTGCCTCTTTGAGTGATTTGGATAATGAACACAAAAATCTAAAATTGGATATCGATGATTTGAAGGGTGCTTATAATAATGACTTGATTTTAGTAAAAAGAGTTTTTAATCCAAGGTCTTCATTTAAAGCAAAAGTTGAAAAAGTATTATATACCCATGCAACTTCCCTTTTAGTTTATGTAAATGAAGGTGAAGTATTTAGTGTAAAAGAGGGAATAAAGTTAGAACTTAAAATAGATTTTAGCTCTTTTACAAATGGAAATATTTATGTAATAAACAGCAAAACATTTGAAATAGAAAAAGATGTTGGAAATATACAAGACCCAAAAGTCGACCAATATATTTCATTGTTTTTATATGATGAACTTATAAGATTGGAAAAGCATTTAGATGTTGATGCAAAGATGAATGATAAAAATGAAAGAGTTGATTTAACAGCTCTGCCATTTACAACTATAGATCCAGCAAGTGCAAAGGATCATGATGATGCTATTTATTTTGATGTAAAAGAAAATATACTTTACGTTGCTATTGCAGATGTATCATACTTTGTAAAAGAGAATAGTGAACTTGATAAACAAGCCTTACAAAAATCAACTTCTATTTATCTACCAAATAAAGTTTTACCTATGCTTCCTCCCAGTTTAAGTGAAGAGATGTGCTCACTTAAAGAGAATGTTGATAGATACTCTTATGTTTTTAAAATATATTTAGATAAAGATTATGAAATAATCAAATCAGAACTTTTTGAAGCAATAATTAAATCACATAAGAAATTCTCTTATGGAAGAATTGATAGGGTAATAGAAGGACACTTAGATAAATACAATGAAACAGAAAAAGAGATTTTTGATTATTTGATTCCTTTGTATGAAATTACTAAAAAAATAAGAGCAAAAAGATTACAAAAGGGTTATGATTTTATAAGCAAAGAGTATAGACAAAAATTAAATCATAATTTAGAATTAGAAGGAATTTCTGTAGAAGAGTCAACAGCTTCTCATCAATTAATAGAAGAGTGTATGTTATTAGCAAATATAGAAGCTAGTAAAAAACTAAGCAATGTTGGAATCTTTAGAATTCACGAAGAACCATCTTTCCAATCTTTATCAAAACTAGTTGATGAGGTAAATTTACTTGGAATAAAAGCAGAAGTAAAATCATCTGTTCATGAGACAATCACCCATATTCAAGCAAAGGCAAAAAATAGTGTTTTAATAGAAGAGATAAATGATTTGATAATAAAATCTCAATCCCAAGCAAAATATTCATCTAAAAACCTAGGTCACTTTGGATTAGGATTTGATTCTTACTCACACTTTACAAGTCCCATTAGAAGATATTCAGATTTAGTTCTTCACCGAATGCTAAAAATTAAAAAAGTACCAGAGAGTATTGATGATATTTGTGAACACATATCTGCAAATGAGAGAAAAGTAGACCAACTTGTTTGGGATTATGAAGATAGAAAATATGCAAGATGGGCTAAAAATCATATTGGAGAAGAGTTTAAAGCACAAATAGTAGATATAGAAAGAGGAATTGCAAAATTCTATAAAGATATGCCAGGACTTAGAATTCATTTGGATAACTACAGAGGTGAAAAACTTTTTCTTAAAATAAAAGTAACAATAAAATCAAGTGATGTGATTAGTAAAAATATAGTTGGAACAATAAAAAATGTATAA
- the ilvC gene encoding ketol-acid reductoisomerase has protein sequence MAINVYYDKDCNIELIKSKKVAMIGFGSQGHAHAENLRDSGVEVVVGLRKGGSSWTKAEAKGFVVKTVAEATTGADVVMILLPDENQSEIYYSEIKPNLKDGAYLAFGHGFNIHYGRIIPDAKTNVMMVAPKAPGHTVRSEFTKGGGIPDLIAVETNPSGDTKEVALAYASAIGGGRTGIIETTFKDETETDLFGEQAVLCGGAVSLVQAGFETLTEAGYEPEMAYFECLHELKLIVDLMYEGGISDMRYSISNTAEYGDYVSGKRVINAESKAAMKEILKEIQDGRFAKDFILEGQAGYPRMNAERANAKASLIEQTGNKLRKMMPWISSSKIVDLNKN, from the coding sequence ATGGCAATAAATGTTTACTATGATAAAGATTGTAATATAGAACTAATCAAATCAAAAAAAGTAGCAATGATAGGTTTTGGATCACAAGGTCATGCACACGCTGAAAACTTAAGAGATTCTGGTGTTGAAGTTGTAGTTGGACTAAGAAAAGGTGGGAGTTCTTGGACTAAAGCAGAAGCAAAAGGTTTTGTAGTAAAAACAGTTGCAGAAGCAACAACTGGTGCTGATGTTGTTATGATTTTATTACCAGATGAAAATCAATCAGAAATTTATTATTCAGAAATTAAACCAAACCTTAAAGATGGTGCTTATTTAGCATTTGGACATGGTTTTAATATTCACTATGGAAGAATTATTCCTGATGCAAAAACAAATGTAATGATGGTTGCTCCTAAAGCTCCAGGTCATACAGTTAGATCTGAATTTACAAAAGGTGGAGGAATTCCTGACCTTATTGCTGTTGAAACTAATCCAAGTGGAGATACAAAAGAAGTAGCACTTGCATACGCATCAGCTATTGGTGGAGGAAGAACTGGTATTATTGAAACTACATTTAAAGATGAAACAGAAACTGACCTTTTCGGAGAGCAAGCTGTATTATGTGGTGGAGCTGTTTCTTTAGTTCAAGCTGGATTTGAAACTTTAACTGAAGCTGGATATGAACCAGAAATGGCATATTTTGAGTGTTTACATGAATTAAAATTAATCGTTGATTTAATGTATGAAGGTGGAATTTCTGACATGAGATATTCTATTTCTAATACTGCTGAATATGGTGATTATGTATCTGGAAAAAGAGTTATCAATGCTGAATCTAAAGCAGCTATGAAAGAGATCTTAAAAGAGATTCAAGATGGAAGATTTGCTAAAGATTTCATCTTAGAAGGTCAAGCTGGATACCCAAGAATGAATGCAGAAAGAGCTAATGCAAAAGCTTCTTTAATTGAGCAAACTGGTAATAAATTAAGAAAAATGATGCCTTGGATTTCTTCAAGCAAAATCGTAGACTTAAATAAAAACTAA
- a CDS encoding divergent polysaccharide deacetylase family protein, giving the protein MAKRKPQRRKKASKKTYKFSTINKFLALLLFSLLVTLTAYFILLKNHNDKVNESTKIQKEKIKHADENNIDKIIEEYKKTAKNTIVDKYEEYNKEFENEYIHPIEPQKKEADLKEKNEEIQSVEKKVFPENKQTLEKQNAQQKPLLPALEEGMIHKEVEKNKEKIVTKSSNKPKLSIVIDDVTLQSQINRIKDIGYTINISLMPPTKGHKNSARIAKNLPFALVHFPLQAGITSIKFEEQNTLKVGDSYEKIEKRVAQIRKWYPKIKYTNNHTGSVFTSDKTSMEYLIKALKKYNFQFIDSRTTSHSVVREVTKEFGMPYIARNIFLDNNKDFNYIQNQLKKAIRIAKKTGSAIAIGHPYPITMEVLKKSKYLLKDLDLVYINKLPIH; this is encoded by the coding sequence ATGGCGAAAAGAAAACCCCAAAGACGTAAAAAAGCTAGTAAAAAAACCTATAAATTTTCTACAATAAATAAATTTTTAGCCCTATTACTATTTTCTTTACTAGTAACCTTAACAGCATATTTTATTCTTTTAAAAAATCATAATGATAAAGTAAATGAATCAACAAAAATACAAAAAGAGAAAATAAAGCATGCCGATGAAAATAATATTGATAAAATCATTGAAGAGTATAAAAAAACTGCAAAAAATACTATAGTTGATAAATACGAAGAATATAACAAAGAGTTTGAAAATGAATACATTCATCCAATCGAACCTCAAAAAAAAGAAGCTGATTTAAAAGAAAAAAATGAAGAAATACAATCTGTAGAAAAAAAAGTTTTCCCAGAAAATAAACAAACCTTAGAAAAACAAAATGCACAACAAAAACCACTTCTACCAGCCTTAGAAGAAGGAATGATCCATAAAGAAGTTGAAAAGAATAAAGAAAAGATTGTAACTAAAAGCTCTAATAAACCAAAACTTTCAATTGTAATTGATGATGTTACTCTTCAATCTCAAATAAATCGTATCAAAGATATTGGATACACTATTAATATATCTTTAATGCCTCCCACAAAAGGACATAAAAACTCTGCTCGTATTGCAAAAAATTTACCCTTTGCGTTGGTTCATTTTCCATTACAAGCTGGGATTACTAGTATTAAATTTGAAGAACAAAATACACTAAAAGTGGGTGACTCTTATGAAAAAATTGAAAAAAGAGTTGCACAAATTAGAAAATGGTATCCAAAAATAAAATATACAAATAATCATACAGGAAGTGTTTTTACTTCTGATAAAACATCAATGGAATATTTAATAAAAGCTCTTAAAAAATATAATTTCCAATTTATAGATAGTAGAACAACTTCCCATAGTGTAGTAAGAGAAGTAACTAAAGAGTTTGGAATGCCATATATTGCTAGAAATATATTTTTAGATAATAATAAAGACTTTAACTATATTCAAAACCAACTAAAAAAAGCTATAAGAATAGCAAAAAAAACAGGTTCAGCAATAGCTATTGGGCATCCCTATCCTATTACTATGGAAGTATTAAAAAAGTCTAAATACCTATTAAAAGATTTAGATTTAGTATATATAAATAAATTGCCTATACACTAA